One Prunus dulcis chromosome 7, ALMONDv2, whole genome shotgun sequence DNA segment encodes these proteins:
- the LOC117634769 gene encoding beta-fructofuranosidase, insoluble isoenzyme 3-like codes for MDLMDTMLNKKLGLVFVFAASVFLVINNNGVEASHNIYSRLQNAAAVEVKQLHRTGYHFQPPKHWINDPNAPMYFNGIYHLFYQYNPRGAVWGNIVWAHSVSKDLINWEALPPAIYPSKPFDINGTWSGSATILPGNKPIILYTGLDADKRQIQNYAVPANYSDPFLREWIKPDDNPLVVPSQEMNSSQFRDPTTAWWHNGHWRILVGGKRKHRGMAWLYRSIDFKYWVKAKHPLHSAPETGMWECPDFFPLALNGRSGVDTSKVGEDVKHILKVSLDETRYEYYTLGKYFPEKDRYVPDNTSVDGRAGLRLDYGNFYASKTFFDPSKNMRILWGWANESDAADDDKAKGWAGVQTIPRVVWLSPDAKQVVQWPIKELETLRGQKVDINNQNVEQGQHVEVKGITAAQADVEVTFSFGSLEKAEEFDPNWANLDAQTVCSLRRSDVPGGIGPFGLLTLASQNLEEFTPVFFRVFKTKENKHKVLMCSDAKSSSLRPFNEKLYRPSFAGFVDVDLSADKKISLRSLIDHSVVESFGAGGKTCITSRVYPTLAVNDAAHLFVFNNGIEPVTVQTLSAWSMNAPQQMNQNLEF; via the exons ATGGATCTAATGGATactatgttgaataaaaagttGGGTCTGGTTTTTGTCTttgctgcttctgtttttctGGTCATAAACAACAATGGCGTTGAGGCCTCACACAACATATACTCCAGGCTGCAGAATGCTGCTGCCGTTGAGGTGAAGCAACTCCATAGAACTGGGTATCACTTTCAGCCTCCAAAGCACTGGATTAACG ACCCAAATG CACCCATGTACTTCAATGGTATCTACCACTTGTTCTACCAGTACAACCCCAGAGGTGCAGTGTGGGGCAACATTGTGTGGGCTCACTCAGTATCTAAAGATCTCATCAACTGGGAAGCCCTCCCCCCAGCCATATACCCTTCCAAACCCTTTGACATAAACGGCACTTGGTCCGGCTCCGCCACCATTCTCCCAGGCAACAAGCCCATCATCCTCTACACAGGACTCGACGCGGACAAGCGTCAGATCCAAAACTACGCCGTTCCTGCCAATTACTCCGACCCATTCCTTCGGGAATGGATCAAACCCGATGACAACCCCCTAGTTGTCCCTAGCCAGGAGATGAACTCGAGCCAATTTCGTGACCCAACAACTGCATGGTGGCATAATGGTCATTGGAGGATTTTGGTGGGTGGCAAGAGAAAGCATAGAGGGATGGCTTGGTTGTATAGAAGTATTGATTTCAAGTACTGGGTGAAGGCCAAGCACCCTCTTCACTCTGCTCCCGAAACTGGCATGTGGGAGTGCCCCGACTTTTTTCCTTTGGCATTGAATGGGAGGAGTGGAGTGGACACATCAAAAGTTGGTGAGGATGTGAAACATATTTTGAAGGTGAGCCTTGATGAGACTAGGTATGAGTACTATACACTTGGAAAATATTTTCCTGAGAAAGATAGGTACGTGCCTGATAATACTTCGGTGGATGGTCGAGCTGGGTTGCGATTGGATTATGGAAACTTTTATGCTTCCAAGACTTTCTTTGATCCTTCAAAGAATATGAGGATTTTGTGGGGCTGGGCTAACGAGTCAGATGCTGCTGACGATGATAAAGCTAAGGGATGGGCTGGAGTTCAG ACAATTCCAAGGGTGGTGTGGCTAAGCCCCGATGCTAAACAAGTGGTGCAATGGCCTATCAAAGAATTAGAAACTTTGAGGGGGCAAAAGGTGGACATCAACAATCAAAATGTGGAACAGGGACAGCATGTTGAAGTAAAAGGAATAACTGCTGCTCAGGCCGACGTTGAAGTTACCTTCTCCTTTGGGAGTTTGGAAAAAGCCGAGGAGTTTGATCCTAACTGGGCCAACCTTGATGCCCAAACCGTCTGCAGCCTAAGGCGTTCGGACGTTCCAGGTGGCATCGGTCCATTCGGGCTCTTGACACTGGCTTCTCAAAACCTGGAGGAGTTTACTCCTGTCTTCTTTAGAgtttttaaaactaaagagaatAAGCATAAGGTTCTCATGTGCTCTGACGCAAAAAG TTCTTCATTGAGGCCGTTTAATGAAAAGTTGTATAGACCATCATTTGCTGGCTTTGTGGATGTAGATTTATCTGCTGATAAGAAGATTTCACTCAGGAGTTTG ATTGATCATTCGGTTGTTGAAAGTTTCGGAGCTGGAGGAAAAACATGCATCACCTCAAGGGTTTATCCCACACTAGCCGTTAACGATGCTGCTCACTTGTTCGTCTTCAACAATGGAATTGAGCCTGTTACGGTCCAGACCCTCTCCGCATGGAGTATGAATGCTCCTCAACAGATGAACCAAAACTTAGAATTCTGA